From a single Glycine soja cultivar W05 chromosome 19, ASM419377v2, whole genome shotgun sequence genomic region:
- the LOC114398278 gene encoding probable transcriptional regulator SLK2: MWYQEHLHLEATYEVLPRLNEIKFGSGVIGELLFLDLPREIRLEESVYEPLHVVREGQLHIIFTQNLKILSWEFYARCHEELLPQRLVAPQVYLVLTLLKSCTLAGTFLTFFHFYCLFSNKCDDIPLFCFIYAFYSL; encoded by the exons AGGCAACTTATGAAGTGTTACCTAGgcttaatgaaataaaatttggcaGTGGAGTAATTGGTGAACTTTTGTTTCTGGACTTGCCACGTGAAATAAGACTTGAAGAGAGTGTATATGAGCCGCTTCATGTTGTTCGTGAAGGTCAACTTCACATCATATTCACTCAAAACTTGAAG ATCTTATCATGGGAGTTCTATGCTAGATGCCATGAAGAACTTCTTCCTCAAAGGTTGGTTGCACCACAG GTCTACTTAGTGCTTACATTATTAAAAAGTTGTACATTGGCAGGTACCTTCTTGACATTTTTCCATTTCTATTGTCTGTTCAGCAATAAATGTGATGATATTCCActgttttgttttatatatgcattttattCATTATGA